In the Myxococcus fulvus genome, one interval contains:
- a CDS encoding amidase, which translates to MDPFISLDATAQADLVRRREVTPLELVDAAISRIERCNPRLNAVVQTQFETARLRAKTPLPEGPFTGVPFLLKDLLAAQEGYPLTFGSRFAKDFVPGHDSELVKRYLRAGLVVLGKTNTSELGLLPTTEGSLHGPCRNPWDVTRTPGGSSGGAAAAVASGMVPFAHASDGGGSIRIPASACGLFGLKPSRGRNPTGPELADSVHWLIGEHALTRTVRDSAALLDATEGPDLGAPYHAPPKARPYALEVGAPPGRLRIGLTLRNAVGAPVHPECLSAVVATAKRLEGLGHSVLEGNLQIPGDDTLGQHFMTAWACGVVNTVEGLSRRLGRAPSSEDFEPFTWALYQHGLSQGLSAYLHAQMEILRFGRVFARHFEDVDVWLLPTVTEPAPVLGTFASAPDAPLAPLFRAAGFTPYCPMANMAGNPAMSVPLHWSPEGLPVGVQFIARFGDEATLFRLASQLEAAHPWTHRRPSVFG; encoded by the coding sequence ATGGACCCCTTCATCAGCCTCGACGCCACCGCCCAGGCCGACCTCGTGCGGCGCCGGGAGGTGACTCCGCTGGAGCTCGTGGACGCGGCCATCTCCCGCATCGAGCGCTGCAACCCGCGCCTCAACGCCGTCGTGCAGACGCAGTTCGAGACCGCGCGCCTCAGGGCGAAGACTCCACTGCCCGAAGGGCCCTTCACCGGCGTGCCCTTCCTCCTCAAGGACCTGCTCGCCGCGCAGGAGGGCTATCCACTCACGTTCGGCTCGCGCTTCGCGAAGGACTTCGTGCCGGGCCATGACAGCGAGCTCGTGAAGCGCTACCTGCGCGCGGGGCTCGTCGTCCTGGGAAAGACCAACACGTCGGAGCTGGGCCTGCTCCCCACGACGGAGGGCTCGCTGCACGGGCCGTGTCGCAACCCGTGGGACGTGACGCGCACGCCGGGAGGCTCCAGCGGCGGCGCGGCGGCGGCGGTCGCCAGCGGCATGGTGCCCTTCGCGCACGCCTCCGACGGCGGCGGCTCCATCCGAATCCCCGCGTCCGCGTGCGGCCTGTTCGGCCTCAAGCCCAGCCGGGGCCGCAACCCCACCGGGCCGGAGCTGGCCGACAGTGTCCACTGGCTGATAGGCGAGCATGCCCTCACCCGCACGGTGCGAGACAGCGCGGCGCTGCTCGACGCCACGGAAGGGCCTGACCTGGGCGCGCCCTACCACGCCCCGCCCAAGGCCCGTCCCTACGCACTGGAGGTCGGCGCGCCCCCGGGACGGCTGCGCATCGGCCTGACGCTGCGCAACGCGGTGGGCGCCCCCGTCCACCCCGAGTGCCTCAGCGCCGTCGTCGCCACCGCGAAGCGGCTCGAGGGCCTGGGCCACTCCGTCCTCGAGGGCAACCTCCAGATTCCCGGCGACGACACGCTCGGCCAGCACTTCATGACGGCCTGGGCCTGTGGCGTGGTGAACACCGTGGAGGGGCTCTCGCGCCGCCTGGGCCGCGCGCCCTCGTCCGAGGACTTCGAGCCCTTCACCTGGGCGCTGTATCAACATGGGCTGAGCCAGGGCCTGTCGGCCTACCTGCACGCGCAGATGGAAATCCTGCGCTTCGGCCGCGTCTTCGCCCGGCACTTCGAGGACGTGGACGTGTGGCTGCTGCCCACCGTCACCGAGCCCGCGCCCGTGCTGGGCACGTTCGCGTCCGCGCCCGACGCGCCGCTCGCTCCCCTGTTCCGCGCGGCGGGCTTCACGCCCTACTGCCCCATGGCCAACATGGCGGGCAATCCGGCGATGAGCGTGCCCCTCCACTGGAGCCCCGAGGGGCTGCCGGTGGGCGTGCAGTTCATCGCCCGCTTCGGGGATGAAGCCACGCTCTTCCGGCTGGCGTCGCAGTTGGAGGCCGCGCACCCGTGGACGCACCGCCGGCCGTCGGTGTTCGGCTAG
- a CDS encoding vWA domain-containing protein: protein MSKRLTRILTTLFVTLALLGGVVTLYGDNIRKLFGASSSSLSGNDEAYAEVPEHLRRKSMKSFGNNDAYGDSDTGQRASVPVAQAPAPSGAPQAINPRTDVREDAFSTFAVDVDTASYTQFRRSVTEHQLPHPSNVRVEEWVNYFRYAIPAPPPGQGPFHVAMEAAPSPFADRQHLLKVSLQGRHVAKAERKPTHLVFLVDTSGSMQGPDRLALVQKSVKLAVEGLNPNDTVAITTYAGGVSTVLEPTPAKERKRINAAIDSLSAGGGTAMGDGLELAYQQAVRMAGSQRVSRVIVLTDGDTNLGRNQTVETMLGSIRRYVKEGVTLSTIGFGMGNYRDELMERLANQGNGNCYYIDSEREAQRVFRDQLGGTLEVIAQDVKIQVEFDRTAVRAYRLLGYENRAIADADFRKDDVDAGEVGAGHTVTALYELDLTGEGDTVATVRVRAKKPGDSEAAEQRFVLNRAQVKGSLDRASDDLRFAAAVASTADLLRGTLATDERNFSRIHSLAADATHGQEDRVEFLTLLGKLRQILAPRLASSSR from the coding sequence ATGAGCAAGCGACTCACCCGCATCCTCACCACGCTGTTCGTCACGCTCGCGCTGCTCGGCGGCGTCGTCACGCTGTACGGCGACAACATCCGCAAGCTCTTCGGCGCCAGCTCGTCGTCGCTCTCGGGGAATGACGAAGCCTACGCCGAGGTCCCGGAGCACCTCCGGCGCAAGAGCATGAAGAGCTTCGGCAACAACGACGCGTATGGCGACTCCGACACCGGACAGCGGGCCAGCGTCCCCGTCGCACAGGCCCCGGCCCCCAGCGGCGCGCCCCAGGCCATCAATCCGCGCACCGACGTGCGCGAGGACGCCTTCTCCACCTTCGCGGTGGACGTGGACACCGCCTCCTACACCCAGTTCCGCCGCTCCGTGACGGAGCACCAGCTCCCCCACCCCTCCAACGTGCGGGTCGAGGAGTGGGTCAACTACTTCCGCTACGCCATCCCCGCGCCGCCCCCCGGACAGGGCCCGTTCCACGTCGCGATGGAGGCCGCGCCCTCGCCCTTCGCGGACCGCCAGCACCTGCTCAAGGTGAGCCTCCAGGGGCGCCACGTCGCCAAGGCCGAGCGCAAGCCCACGCACCTGGTCTTCCTCGTGGACACCAGCGGCTCCATGCAGGGGCCCGACCGGCTGGCGCTCGTGCAGAAGTCGGTGAAGCTCGCGGTGGAGGGGCTCAACCCCAACGACACCGTGGCCATCACCACCTACGCCGGCGGCGTGTCCACGGTGCTCGAGCCGACGCCCGCCAAGGAGCGCAAGCGCATCAACGCCGCCATCGACTCTCTCTCCGCGGGTGGAGGCACCGCCATGGGGGACGGCCTGGAGCTCGCCTACCAGCAGGCGGTGCGGATGGCGGGCTCACAGCGCGTCTCGCGCGTCATCGTGCTGACGGACGGCGACACCAACCTGGGCCGCAACCAGACGGTGGAGACGATGCTCGGCAGCATCCGTCGGTACGTGAAGGAGGGCGTCACCCTGTCCACGATTGGCTTCGGCATGGGCAACTACCGTGACGAGCTGATGGAGAGGCTGGCCAACCAGGGCAACGGCAACTGCTACTACATCGACTCGGAGCGCGAGGCGCAGCGCGTGTTCCGGGACCAGCTGGGCGGCACGCTGGAGGTCATCGCCCAGGACGTGAAGATTCAGGTGGAGTTCGACCGCACGGCGGTGCGTGCGTACCGGCTGCTCGGCTACGAGAACCGCGCCATCGCCGACGCGGACTTCCGCAAGGACGACGTCGACGCGGGCGAGGTGGGGGCGGGCCACACCGTCACGGCGCTCTATGAGCTGGATTTGACGGGCGAGGGGGACACGGTGGCCACCGTGCGCGTGCGCGCCAAGAAGCCGGGTGACTCCGAGGCCGCCGAGCAGCGCTTCGTGCTGAACCGCGCACAGGTGAAGGGGTCGCTGGACCGCGCCTCGGATGACCTGCGCTTCGCGGCGGCCGTCGCCAGCACCGCGGACCTGCTGCGCGGCACCCTCGCCACCGACGAGCGCAACTTCTCGCGCATCCACTCGCTCGCGGCGGACGCCACCCACGGCCAGGAGGACCGCGTGGAGTTCCTCACGCTGCTCGGCAAGCTGCGCCAGATTCTCGCCCCGCGCCTCGCCAGCAGCTCGCGCTGA
- a CDS encoding endonuclease/exonuclease/phosphatase family protein, producing the protein MSVWSDAAQTQNGRWTHLRLPIVFEEFVISASVLDVSSLRVAVLARKLMPFCVLGLLWVSPESHAACTNGVRASCEIVGEECPGERVCVGGTWSECEARVCNPIEILPTLKSVGLGTDNEIYAYRLGSGPLRQFVLSRVFSLVAYVNPGPAVDTLRMSGTVAVTCDLDGVETIFTTSFHQDQSGNGTTAGLSFSRTFDTSTALCPTGYHRVAVNYEARTTVILSNGGGTFSTYPGRAEYLRLLKFMTWNIHHGVGLDENLNLQRITNTLLASGAHFAGFQDVDRHWSPRSECQDQPALLQQQTGWFMRYSASLDTHAQHCNALYRRQYGNLLLSRYPILSDSIGYLYQADDYERRSVLGAEVSIGGTRFTIFSSHLQHGAGSMPETIRAFQAHTLTAFINDYGGTGPKILMADLNDFENASSLSSVRNTMQDTWFAAGNPSAVRIDYIFTTHNLPVARAIKVLSNASDHDAVMSWVSLDPSSTL; encoded by the coding sequence ATGTCCGTATGGTCCGATGCAGCCCAAACCCAGAACGGACGCTGGACTCACCTTCGTCTGCCGATTGTCTTCGAGGAATTCGTGATTTCTGCTTCGGTTCTAGATGTTTCATCACTGCGTGTAGCTGTTCTGGCACGCAAGCTCATGCCCTTCTGTGTGTTGGGGCTTCTCTGGGTGTCACCCGAAAGCCATGCTGCTTGTACGAACGGAGTACGTGCCTCCTGCGAGATTGTGGGCGAGGAGTGCCCGGGGGAGAGGGTCTGCGTCGGAGGCACCTGGAGTGAATGCGAGGCTCGGGTGTGCAACCCGATCGAGATCTTGCCCACGCTGAAGTCGGTGGGATTGGGGACCGACAACGAGATCTATGCCTATCGCCTGGGTTCTGGTCCGCTGCGTCAGTTTGTTCTGTCTCGCGTCTTCTCCCTCGTGGCCTACGTGAACCCCGGCCCGGCAGTGGACACCCTGAGGATGTCGGGCACCGTCGCTGTCACATGTGATCTCGATGGCGTGGAGACGATCTTCACCACCTCGTTCCATCAGGACCAGAGTGGTAATGGCACCACGGCGGGCCTTTCCTTCAGTCGGACATTCGATACCTCCACCGCACTCTGTCCCACGGGCTATCACCGCGTCGCGGTGAACTACGAGGCCAGAACCACTGTCATTCTCTCGAATGGGGGAGGGACGTTCTCAACGTATCCTGGGAGGGCGGAGTACTTGCGGCTGCTCAAGTTCATGACCTGGAACATCCACCACGGCGTGGGACTGGATGAGAACCTGAATCTGCAGCGCATCACCAATACGCTGCTGGCCTCGGGTGCCCACTTCGCGGGGTTCCAGGATGTGGACCGCCATTGGTCGCCACGTAGCGAGTGTCAGGACCAACCCGCCTTGTTGCAGCAGCAGACCGGATGGTTCATGCGCTACAGCGCGAGTCTCGATACCCATGCTCAGCACTGCAATGCGCTCTACCGCAGACAGTACGGCAATCTCTTGCTCAGTCGCTATCCGATCCTGTCGGATAGTATTGGGTACCTCTATCAGGCAGACGACTACGAACGCCGCAGTGTGCTCGGAGCCGAGGTGTCTATCGGTGGCACGCGGTTCACCATCTTCTCATCCCACCTCCAGCATGGCGCAGGTTCTATGCCAGAGACGATTCGTGCCTTCCAGGCACATACATTGACGGCATTCATCAATGATTACGGTGGAACAGGCCCCAAGATCCTGATGGCCGACCTCAACGATTTCGAGAATGCCTCTTCGTTGAGTTCCGTGCGGAATACGATGCAGGATACGTGGTTCGCCGCGGGTAACCCTTCTGCTGTGCGCATCGACTACATCTTCACGACTCATAATCTTCCCGTGGCGCGTGCCATCAAGGTGCTGTCGAATGCCTCCGACCATGACGCCGTGATGAGCTGGGTGAGCTTGGATCCCTCGAGCACTCTGTAG
- a CDS encoding 6-phosphofructokinase has translation MKVAVLTGGGDCPGLNAVIRALVRRASAHGFEMMGLRDGWKGLLEDNHFRLTRETTSGILHRGGTILGTSRVNPFKVENGLEKVKRAIERNGIHAVIAIGGEGTLSAATRMSQEGLRIVGVPKTIDNDLNGTDFTFGFDTAVAIATEAVDRLHSTAESHKRVIVCEVMGRHVGWIATYAGIAGGADVILVPEIPADLERVAEHIRSRHAGGRSFSIVVVAEGTRIKLSADQGEQLVTSGALDEAGRPRLGGVGNIVAQEIERRTGFETRVSVLGHIQRGGAPTAHDRVLATRYGVHACDMVARGEFGKMAALKGNEIVSVELSAATKELKRVPTEFFEVAQVFFG, from the coding sequence ATGAAAGTCGCCGTGCTTACCGGCGGGGGTGACTGCCCCGGCCTCAACGCCGTCATCCGCGCCCTCGTCCGCCGCGCCTCCGCCCACGGTTTCGAGATGATGGGCCTCCGCGACGGGTGGAAGGGCCTGCTCGAGGACAACCACTTCCGCCTCACCCGCGAGACGACCTCCGGCATCCTCCACCGGGGCGGCACCATCCTGGGCACCTCGCGCGTCAACCCGTTCAAGGTGGAGAACGGCCTGGAGAAGGTGAAGCGCGCCATCGAGCGCAACGGCATCCACGCCGTCATCGCCATCGGCGGCGAGGGCACGCTGTCCGCCGCCACGCGCATGTCCCAGGAGGGGCTGCGAATCGTGGGCGTGCCGAAGACCATCGACAACGACTTGAACGGCACGGACTTCACGTTCGGCTTCGACACCGCGGTGGCCATTGCCACGGAGGCGGTGGACCGGCTGCACTCGACGGCCGAGTCGCACAAGCGCGTCATCGTCTGCGAGGTGATGGGCCGGCACGTGGGATGGATCGCCACCTACGCGGGCATCGCCGGCGGCGCGGACGTCATCCTGGTGCCGGAGATTCCCGCCGACCTGGAGCGCGTGGCCGAGCACATCCGCAGCCGTCACGCCGGCGGACGCAGCTTCTCCATCGTCGTGGTGGCCGAGGGCACGCGCATCAAGCTCTCCGCGGACCAGGGCGAGCAGCTGGTGACGAGCGGCGCGCTGGACGAGGCGGGCCGCCCCCGGCTGGGCGGCGTGGGCAACATCGTCGCGCAGGAGATTGAACGCCGCACGGGCTTCGAGACGCGCGTGTCCGTGCTGGGCCACATCCAGCGCGGCGGCGCGCCCACCGCGCATGACCGCGTGCTGGCCACGCGCTACGGCGTGCACGCGTGCGACATGGTCGCCCGGGGAGAGTTCGGGAAGATGGCCGCGCTCAAGGGCAACGAAATCGTCAGCGTGGAGCTGTCCGCGGCCACCAAGGAGCTCAAGCGCGTCCCGACGGAGTTCTTCGAGGTCGCCCAGGTGTTCTTCGGCTGA
- a CDS encoding lytic transglycosylase domain-containing protein, translating to MGRKRALGGFSIPWWAWVGLAAVTPLVLINTAVAWLGDTHISPLSPSFVEMKVNALRSYAAHRPSCLWDGHEPLEPLIARAERRHGLPEGLLHALVLVESEGRVHRISPAGAMGPGQLMPTTAKMLGVEDPFDPEPALDGSARYLAEQLRRFRDVRLAVAAYNAGPGAVNGRVPRNGETEYYVPKVLTAWARTRPQPPARPVVAARARPVPVVAVETPVRAAVVVKPAPAVRPAQTGARKAAVAPVRPQPAATKVEPARPSAAEKTGAAVARAKPPVAKPVAVKPKPPAKPRSAPAKASTRATQAKPAVTPSTHQG from the coding sequence GTGGGACGCAAGCGGGCCCTGGGTGGCTTCAGCATTCCGTGGTGGGCGTGGGTGGGGCTGGCGGCGGTGACGCCGTTGGTGCTCATCAACACGGCCGTCGCGTGGCTGGGGGACACGCACATCTCGCCCCTGTCGCCCTCGTTCGTGGAGATGAAGGTGAACGCGCTGCGCTCGTATGCGGCGCATCGGCCCTCGTGTCTGTGGGATGGGCACGAGCCGCTGGAGCCGCTCATCGCGCGGGCGGAGCGGCGGCACGGGCTGCCCGAGGGGTTGTTGCACGCGCTGGTGCTGGTGGAGTCGGAGGGGCGGGTGCACCGCATCTCCCCGGCGGGTGCGATGGGGCCGGGGCAGTTGATGCCGACGACGGCGAAGATGCTCGGCGTGGAGGACCCGTTCGACCCGGAGCCGGCGCTGGATGGGAGCGCGCGGTATCTGGCCGAGCAGCTGCGGCGCTTCCGTGACGTGCGGCTCGCGGTGGCCGCGTACAACGCGGGGCCCGGTGCGGTGAACGGGCGCGTGCCGAGGAACGGGGAGACGGAGTACTACGTGCCGAAGGTGCTCACGGCGTGGGCACGGACGCGGCCACAGCCGCCTGCGCGTCCCGTGGTGGCGGCGCGCGCGCGGCCCGTGCCGGTGGTGGCGGTGGAGACGCCGGTGCGCGCCGCGGTGGTGGTGAAGCCGGCTCCGGCGGTGAGGCCGGCGCAGACGGGGGCGCGCAAGGCAGCCGTCGCGCCCGTGCGGCCCCAGCCCGCGGCGACGAAGGTGGAACCCGCGCGCCCCTCGGCGGCCGAGAAGACGGGGGCCGCGGTGGCTCGAGCGAAGCCGCCCGTGGCGAAGCCTGTCGCGGTGAAGCCCAAGCCTCCGGCGAAGCCACGGAGCGCGCCCGCGAAGGCCTCGACCCGCGCGACGCAGGCGAAGCCCGCTGTGACGCCCAGCACGCACCAGGGCTGA
- a CDS encoding glucosamine-6-phosphate deaminase: MHIRVFESEQEAAAACAARIAEAVTAHPSLVLGLPTGRTPLNVYRELVALQARRRLDWSMARTFNLEEWVGLSPEDGGSFHAYMERHLFRHVNLSKERIHFLDGAVSDCAEECERYEAELMAEGGLGLVLVGVGADGHLAFNAPSDHLRARCHRAKLSRGAREANAMFFGDDPSRVPLEVLTLGMGAIIQSRRAMLLAFGAQKAEAVKALVEGPLTPSCPASFLQLHRDVEVWLDAPAASALAGRVQ, from the coding sequence ATGCACATCCGGGTCTTCGAGTCCGAGCAGGAAGCGGCCGCCGCGTGCGCCGCGCGCATCGCCGAGGCGGTGACGGCGCATCCTTCGTTGGTGTTGGGGTTGCCCACGGGGCGCACGCCGCTCAACGTGTACCGGGAGCTGGTGGCCCTGCAGGCCCGGCGGCGGCTGGACTGGTCGATGGCGCGGACGTTCAACCTGGAGGAGTGGGTGGGGTTGTCGCCGGAGGATGGGGGCAGCTTCCACGCGTACATGGAGCGGCACCTGTTCCGACATGTGAATCTGTCGAAGGAGCGCATCCACTTCCTCGACGGCGCGGTGTCGGACTGCGCCGAGGAGTGCGAGCGCTACGAGGCGGAGTTGATGGCGGAGGGTGGGCTGGGCCTGGTGTTGGTGGGCGTGGGCGCGGACGGGCACCTGGCGTTCAACGCGCCGTCGGACCACCTGCGCGCGCGCTGCCACCGGGCGAAGCTGAGCCGAGGGGCTCGCGAGGCGAACGCGATGTTCTTCGGCGATGACCCAAGCCGCGTGCCGCTGGAGGTGCTGACGCTGGGGATGGGGGCCATCATCCAGTCGCGCCGGGCGATGCTGCTGGCGTTCGGCGCGCAGAAGGCGGAGGCGGTGAAGGCGCTGGTGGAGGGGCCGCTGACGCCTTCGTGTCCCGCGTCGTTCCTGCAATTGCACCGCGATGTGGAGGTGTGGCTGGACGCGCCCGCCGCGAGCGCATTGGCGGGGCGCGTCCAGTAG
- the roxB gene encoding rubber dioxygenase RoxB, which yields MSFIRTWVAVATLAVPGVGAANDLLKSSRGGSVQWDFCYGKSDSTLLPVDPRTLVQPGISNGKAVHFNAYWKNCHVDPVAVKEAGAAKTCGELRARFEHGEGLLTNGHPGAGALFTGTDYTATESAFGVATFSAAQYNQLWRIWGFPFRPDNFDTLVSQRYGSGLSPKRNPYPLPGQFPNLSDGGSGQLPEMLTQLRNPDGSWSGRIGVTCHACHSGVVGKPSDGPGLGVQVGGGSSLADLDLFLSDLLPLGYPASLATFLNLNRTRGTNNASDINLAFLFPDEKLLRPSEVIGLINSGSTAGMDTPAWWNMGHRPVKFVDGVFPMDAPRVDMVFYTPFIGLFGAAGGPVSEAGQDWMRENGPALNTWVDALKSPAYPLPINQTLAEQGAVLFHTLDMWAPSRNNTVPRPQGNGSCASCHGAYAPRYVNDPSFLASPKLEGMASYIVPLNIIGTDPVRVNTNNAAVQSAGAKNFFGYPTTAGTDQDCGPQNQPHIRGNRPLGYLAPPLYGVWATAPYFHNGSVPNVWEVLKPSDRKPIWRRVSTPPRWDQPLVVMGFDTDLDRAFDSTKLGWKYDTIACKWRGPLNPAVSPYINCQPGDEFTTPLAQELMNVLFSNLIVSWNILFPPTRTRQQIEDRKIFNSNAFGQDNGGHEFNSVLTDPERLALIEYMKTL from the coding sequence GTGTCATTCATTCGCACGTGGGTTGCCGTGGCGACGCTGGCGGTACCCGGCGTCGGCGCCGCGAATGACTTGTTGAAGAGCAGTCGAGGCGGTTCGGTGCAGTGGGACTTCTGCTACGGCAAGTCGGACAGCACGCTGTTGCCGGTGGACCCCCGCACGCTGGTGCAGCCCGGCATCAGCAATGGCAAGGCGGTGCACTTCAACGCCTATTGGAAGAACTGCCACGTCGACCCGGTGGCGGTGAAGGAGGCCGGCGCGGCGAAGACGTGCGGTGAGCTGCGCGCGCGCTTCGAGCACGGCGAGGGGCTGTTGACCAACGGCCACCCTGGCGCGGGCGCGCTGTTCACCGGCACCGACTACACCGCGACCGAGTCGGCGTTTGGCGTCGCCACCTTCTCCGCCGCCCAGTACAACCAGCTGTGGCGCATCTGGGGCTTTCCCTTTCGTCCCGACAACTTCGACACGCTGGTGTCCCAACGCTACGGCTCGGGGTTGAGTCCCAAGCGCAACCCCTACCCGCTGCCCGGGCAGTTCCCGAACCTCTCCGACGGCGGGAGCGGGCAGCTGCCGGAGATGCTCACGCAGCTGCGCAACCCGGATGGGAGCTGGAGCGGGCGCATCGGCGTCACCTGCCATGCCTGCCACAGCGGCGTGGTGGGGAAGCCCTCGGATGGCCCGGGGCTCGGGGTGCAGGTGGGAGGTGGCAGCAGCCTGGCGGACCTGGACCTGTTCCTGAGTGACTTGCTGCCGCTGGGATATCCGGCGTCGCTGGCCACGTTCCTGAACCTCAACCGCACCCGTGGCACGAACAACGCCAGCGACATCAACCTGGCCTTCCTGTTCCCGGACGAGAAGCTGCTGCGGCCCTCGGAGGTGATTGGGCTCATCAACTCCGGCTCCACCGCCGGCATGGACACGCCCGCATGGTGGAACATGGGGCACCGTCCGGTGAAGTTCGTGGACGGCGTCTTCCCGATGGATGCGCCGCGCGTGGACATGGTGTTCTACACGCCGTTCATCGGCCTGTTCGGAGCCGCTGGCGGGCCGGTGAGCGAGGCGGGGCAGGACTGGATGCGGGAGAACGGCCCCGCGCTCAATACCTGGGTGGACGCCCTCAAGTCCCCTGCGTATCCCTTGCCCATCAATCAGACGTTGGCGGAGCAGGGGGCGGTGCTGTTCCACACGCTCGACATGTGGGCGCCCTCGCGCAACAACACGGTGCCCCGTCCGCAGGGCAACGGCTCGTGCGCCAGCTGCCACGGCGCGTACGCGCCCCGGTACGTCAATGACCCGTCCTTCCTCGCGTCCCCGAAGCTGGAGGGCATGGCGAGCTACATCGTCCCGCTGAACATCATCGGCACGGACCCTGTCCGGGTGAACACCAACAACGCCGCGGTGCAGTCGGCGGGGGCGAAGAACTTCTTCGGCTACCCGACGACGGCGGGGACGGACCAGGACTGCGGCCCGCAGAACCAGCCGCACATCCGGGGCAACCGGCCGCTGGGCTATCTGGCGCCGCCGCTCTACGGTGTCTGGGCCACGGCGCCGTACTTCCACAACGGCTCGGTGCCGAACGTGTGGGAGGTGCTCAAGCCGTCGGACCGCAAGCCCATCTGGCGCCGGGTCTCCACGCCGCCGCGGTGGGACCAGCCGCTGGTGGTGATGGGGTTCGACACGGACCTGGACCGCGCGTTCGACTCGACGAAGCTGGGGTGGAAGTACGACACGATTGCGTGCAAGTGGCGCGGGCCGTTGAACCCGGCGGTGTCGCCGTACATCAACTGCCAGCCGGGGGATGAGTTCACCACGCCGCTGGCGCAGGAGCTGATGAACGTGCTGTTCAGCAACCTCATCGTCTCCTGGAACATCCTCTTCCCGCCCACGCGCACGCGGCAGCAGATCGAGGACCGGAAGATCTTCAACTCGAACGCCTTCGGTCAGGACAACGGCGGGCACGAGTTCAACTCCGTGCTCACCGACCCGGAGCGACTGGCGCTCATCGAGTACATGAAGACGCTGTAG